The Lycium barbarum isolate Lr01 chromosome 12, ASM1917538v2, whole genome shotgun sequence genome includes a region encoding these proteins:
- the LOC132624841 gene encoding sister chromatid cohesion 1 protein 3-like isoform X2 yields the protein MFPQVPFALRQYGTLLLGVVRIHSKQVEYFFQDYRNLETGIRKAYSFTNVNLPEDATHASYHSITLPETFELDALDFDDDLDLNRFEDTHLKNLEEITLGDQILTREDQYVGIFIDEDIWTSLSKPGEVSGLGGMPMEIDSDPSNPDRPPAQSQNSSPKNQEALNRGTVREDIPQDIPEIEIMRDAVHDHVYESVPLWPDHGNDVMEADKVLEEQIMKDKETATPVVEEMVASGGHTLPLQQREEPPSTTAAKVQEFTNPQISFGHQSLDLALRSTPPPEEPKARRRKRKQKLDEDIVLSNAYIRRYLDDSGELKRNERRRKDTSELECQEKKDPFSLVLWKRNKRCRKDEMLFEPVLTGLCDDLCNIYKEGFISEKVKMSSSQEDHAEPSGNHSPQPVNDLGNEIERLRDNQDHACTNLLSEILPSPNKFISSPPDRRDDFTPATATVGTQSDQMGRTTESGALQTPDPAASTGLVGSDMETPSTWYEEGQGLENTVLSDIPEFDHSAGDLNFLDQDDDTLIDHLSIKQGVTPEFDTLPIRTRAMAQFLQGQSPVTPISEKTINLSLNTILEGKNRTICARMVFETLVLQKCGLVDVNQNEPYGDITLKVTSKLKECFVS from the exons ATGTTTCCGCAAGTACCCTTTGCACTGCGGCAGTATGGCACCCTTCTGCTTGGAGTTGTTCGGATACACTCAAAGCAAGTTGAATACTTTTTCCAAGACTACAGAAACTTAGAAACAGGGATAAGAAAGGCATATTCTTTTACAAATGTCAATCTTCCGGAAGATGCCACTCATGCATCATACCACTCCATTACTTTGCCAGAAACATTTGAACTAGATGCCTTAGATtttgatgatgatcttgacctgAATAG GTTTGAGGATACTCATCTTAAAAATCTTGAAGAGATAACTTTGGGAG ATCAAATACTAACACGTGAAGATCAGTATGTAGGTATTTTCATTGATGAG GACATATGGACGAGTTTGTCAAAACCGGGTGAAGTTTCTGGATTAGGTGGCATGCCTATGGAGATAGA TTCTGATCCTTCAAACCCAGATAGACCTCCTGCTCAATCTCAAAATTCTTCCCCTAAGAATCAGGAAGCATTAAACAGAGGAACTGTTCGCGAGGACATTCCTCAAGATATTCCAGAAATCGAAATCATGCGTGATGCTGTCCATGATCATGTTTATGAGAGTGTTCCGTTATGGCCGGACCACGGTAATGATGTGATGGAAGCAGATAAAGTTCTGGAGGAACAGATCATGAAAGACAAGGAAACGGCAACCCCAGTTGTGGAAGAAATGGTGGCCTCTGGAGGACACACTCTCCCACTTCAACAACGAGAAGAACCACCTTCTACTACTGCAGCAAAGGTTCAGGAATTCACTAATCCACAGATATCTTTCG GTCATCAGTCACTTGATTTAGCACTTCGATCAACACCCCCACCTGAGGAGCCAAAAGCAAGGAGAAGAAAGCGAAAGCAAAAGCTAGATGAAGATATAGTTTTGTCGAATGC TTATATTCGAAGGTATCTAGACGATAGCGGTGAATTGAAACGAAACGAGAGACGTAGAAAAGATACCAGTGAATTGGAATGCCAGGAAAAGAAGGATCCTTTCTCTTTGGTCTTATGGAAACGAAACAAGAgatgtagaaaagatgaaatgttATTTGAGCCTGTATTAACTG GATTATGTGATGATCTTTGCAACATCTACAAGGAAGGTTTCATTTCAGAAAAAGTCAAGATGTCTTCCTCACAG GAGGATCATGCAGAACCCAGTGGTAACCATTCCCCTCAACCTGTGAATGATCTTGGGAATGAAATCGAAAGACTACGTGATAATCAAGACCATGCATGCACCAACTTGTTGTCTGAAATTTTGCCTTCACCAAATAAGTTCATTTCCTCTCCACCAGACCGAAGAGATGATTTCACTCCTGCTACAGCAACTGTTGGGACACAATCAGATCAGATGGGAAGAACTACGGAGAGTGGGGCCCTCCAGACGCCCGATCCAGCAGCATCTACTGGACTTGTTGGTTCTGATATGGAGACCCCATCAACATGGTACGAAGAGGGACAAGGTTTGGAGAATACAGTTCTGTCTGATATTCCTGAGTTTGATCATTCTGCTGGG GATCTGAATTTTCTGGATCAAGATGACGACACTCTTATTGATCACTTATCAATTAAGCAAGGGGTAACACCAGAGTTTGACACATTACCTATTAGAACAAG AGCTATGGCTCAATTTTTGCAAGGGCAATCACCAGTAACCCCCATCTCAGAAAAGACTATAAATCTTAGCTTAAATACAATTCTAGAAGGCAAAAACAGGACAATATGTGCCCGAATGGTTTTCGAGACTCTG GTGTTGCAGAAATGTGGACTTGTCGATGTGAATCAAAATGAACCTTATGGTGATATAACTTTGAAGGTTACTTCCAAACTGAAGGAATGCTTTGTTAGTTGA
- the LOC132624841 gene encoding sister chromatid cohesion 1 protein 3-like isoform X3: MFYSLTLLGRKGPLATVWQAATIQSNLKKSQYASTNILSTVELIMFPQVPFALRQYGTLLLGVVRIHSKQVEYFFQDYRNLETGIRKAYSFTNVNLPEDATHASYHSITLPETFELDALDFDDDLDLNRFEDTHLKNLEEITLGDQILTREDQYVGIFIDEDIWTSLSKPGEVSGLGGMPMEIDSDPSNPDRPPAQSQNSSPKNQEALNRGTVREDIPQDIPEIEIMRDAVHDHVYESVPLWPDHGNDVMEADKVLEEQIMKDKETATPVVEEMVASGGHTLPLQQREEPPSTTAAKVQEFTNPQISFGHQSLDLALRSTPPPEEPKARRRKRKQKLDEDIVLSNAYIRRYLDDSGELKRNERRRKDTSELECQEKKDPFSLVLWKRNKRCRKDEMLFEPVLTGLCDDLCNIYKEGFISEKVKMSSSQEDHAEPSGNHSPQPVNDLGNEIERLRDNQDHACTNLLSEILPSPNKFISSPPDRRDDFTPATATVGTQSDQMGRTTESGALQTPDPAASTGLVGSDMETPSTWYEEGQGLENTVLSDIPEFDHSAGDLNFLDQDDDTLIDHLSIKQGVTPEFDTLPIRTR, translated from the exons ATGTTCTATTCGCTAACACTTTTGGGTCGGAAAGGTCCATTAGCGACCGTATGGCAAGCAGCGACCATCCAAAGCAATTTAAAAAAGTCTCAATATGCTTCCACTAACATACTCTCTACTGTTG AGCTCATCATGTTTCCGCAAGTACCCTTTGCACTGCGGCAGTATGGCACCCTTCTGCTTGGAGTTGTTCGGATACACTCAAAGCAAGTTGAATACTTTTTCCAAGACTACAGAAACTTAGAAACAGGGATAAGAAAGGCATATTCTTTTACAAATGTCAATCTTCCGGAAGATGCCACTCATGCATCATACCACTCCATTACTTTGCCAGAAACATTTGAACTAGATGCCTTAGATtttgatgatgatcttgacctgAATAG GTTTGAGGATACTCATCTTAAAAATCTTGAAGAGATAACTTTGGGAG ATCAAATACTAACACGTGAAGATCAGTATGTAGGTATTTTCATTGATGAG GACATATGGACGAGTTTGTCAAAACCGGGTGAAGTTTCTGGATTAGGTGGCATGCCTATGGAGATAGA TTCTGATCCTTCAAACCCAGATAGACCTCCTGCTCAATCTCAAAATTCTTCCCCTAAGAATCAGGAAGCATTAAACAGAGGAACTGTTCGCGAGGACATTCCTCAAGATATTCCAGAAATCGAAATCATGCGTGATGCTGTCCATGATCATGTTTATGAGAGTGTTCCGTTATGGCCGGACCACGGTAATGATGTGATGGAAGCAGATAAAGTTCTGGAGGAACAGATCATGAAAGACAAGGAAACGGCAACCCCAGTTGTGGAAGAAATGGTGGCCTCTGGAGGACACACTCTCCCACTTCAACAACGAGAAGAACCACCTTCTACTACTGCAGCAAAGGTTCAGGAATTCACTAATCCACAGATATCTTTCG GTCATCAGTCACTTGATTTAGCACTTCGATCAACACCCCCACCTGAGGAGCCAAAAGCAAGGAGAAGAAAGCGAAAGCAAAAGCTAGATGAAGATATAGTTTTGTCGAATGC TTATATTCGAAGGTATCTAGACGATAGCGGTGAATTGAAACGAAACGAGAGACGTAGAAAAGATACCAGTGAATTGGAATGCCAGGAAAAGAAGGATCCTTTCTCTTTGGTCTTATGGAAACGAAACAAGAgatgtagaaaagatgaaatgttATTTGAGCCTGTATTAACTG GATTATGTGATGATCTTTGCAACATCTACAAGGAAGGTTTCATTTCAGAAAAAGTCAAGATGTCTTCCTCACAG GAGGATCATGCAGAACCCAGTGGTAACCATTCCCCTCAACCTGTGAATGATCTTGGGAATGAAATCGAAAGACTACGTGATAATCAAGACCATGCATGCACCAACTTGTTGTCTGAAATTTTGCCTTCACCAAATAAGTTCATTTCCTCTCCACCAGACCGAAGAGATGATTTCACTCCTGCTACAGCAACTGTTGGGACACAATCAGATCAGATGGGAAGAACTACGGAGAGTGGGGCCCTCCAGACGCCCGATCCAGCAGCATCTACTGGACTTGTTGGTTCTGATATGGAGACCCCATCAACATGGTACGAAGAGGGACAAGGTTTGGAGAATACAGTTCTGTCTGATATTCCTGAGTTTGATCATTCTGCTGGG GATCTGAATTTTCTGGATCAAGATGACGACACTCTTATTGATCACTTATCAATTAAGCAAGGGGTAACACCAGAGTTTGACACATTACCTATTAGAACAAGGTAG
- the LOC132624841 gene encoding sister chromatid cohesion 1 protein 3-like isoform X1: protein MFYSLTLLGRKGPLATVWQAATIQSNLKKSQYASTNILSTVELIMFPQVPFALRQYGTLLLGVVRIHSKQVEYFFQDYRNLETGIRKAYSFTNVNLPEDATHASYHSITLPETFELDALDFDDDLDLNRFEDTHLKNLEEITLGDQILTREDQYVGIFIDEDIWTSLSKPGEVSGLGGMPMEIDSDPSNPDRPPAQSQNSSPKNQEALNRGTVREDIPQDIPEIEIMRDAVHDHVYESVPLWPDHGNDVMEADKVLEEQIMKDKETATPVVEEMVASGGHTLPLQQREEPPSTTAAKVQEFTNPQISFGHQSLDLALRSTPPPEEPKARRRKRKQKLDEDIVLSNAYIRRYLDDSGELKRNERRRKDTSELECQEKKDPFSLVLWKRNKRCRKDEMLFEPVLTGLCDDLCNIYKEGFISEKVKMSSSQEDHAEPSGNHSPQPVNDLGNEIERLRDNQDHACTNLLSEILPSPNKFISSPPDRRDDFTPATATVGTQSDQMGRTTESGALQTPDPAASTGLVGSDMETPSTWYEEGQGLENTVLSDIPEFDHSAGDLNFLDQDDDTLIDHLSIKQGVTPEFDTLPIRTRAMAQFLQGQSPVTPISEKTINLSLNTILEGKNRTICARMVFETLVLQKCGLVDVNQNEPYGDITLKVTSKLKECFVS, encoded by the exons ATGTTCTATTCGCTAACACTTTTGGGTCGGAAAGGTCCATTAGCGACCGTATGGCAAGCAGCGACCATCCAAAGCAATTTAAAAAAGTCTCAATATGCTTCCACTAACATACTCTCTACTGTTG AGCTCATCATGTTTCCGCAAGTACCCTTTGCACTGCGGCAGTATGGCACCCTTCTGCTTGGAGTTGTTCGGATACACTCAAAGCAAGTTGAATACTTTTTCCAAGACTACAGAAACTTAGAAACAGGGATAAGAAAGGCATATTCTTTTACAAATGTCAATCTTCCGGAAGATGCCACTCATGCATCATACCACTCCATTACTTTGCCAGAAACATTTGAACTAGATGCCTTAGATtttgatgatgatcttgacctgAATAG GTTTGAGGATACTCATCTTAAAAATCTTGAAGAGATAACTTTGGGAG ATCAAATACTAACACGTGAAGATCAGTATGTAGGTATTTTCATTGATGAG GACATATGGACGAGTTTGTCAAAACCGGGTGAAGTTTCTGGATTAGGTGGCATGCCTATGGAGATAGA TTCTGATCCTTCAAACCCAGATAGACCTCCTGCTCAATCTCAAAATTCTTCCCCTAAGAATCAGGAAGCATTAAACAGAGGAACTGTTCGCGAGGACATTCCTCAAGATATTCCAGAAATCGAAATCATGCGTGATGCTGTCCATGATCATGTTTATGAGAGTGTTCCGTTATGGCCGGACCACGGTAATGATGTGATGGAAGCAGATAAAGTTCTGGAGGAACAGATCATGAAAGACAAGGAAACGGCAACCCCAGTTGTGGAAGAAATGGTGGCCTCTGGAGGACACACTCTCCCACTTCAACAACGAGAAGAACCACCTTCTACTACTGCAGCAAAGGTTCAGGAATTCACTAATCCACAGATATCTTTCG GTCATCAGTCACTTGATTTAGCACTTCGATCAACACCCCCACCTGAGGAGCCAAAAGCAAGGAGAAGAAAGCGAAAGCAAAAGCTAGATGAAGATATAGTTTTGTCGAATGC TTATATTCGAAGGTATCTAGACGATAGCGGTGAATTGAAACGAAACGAGAGACGTAGAAAAGATACCAGTGAATTGGAATGCCAGGAAAAGAAGGATCCTTTCTCTTTGGTCTTATGGAAACGAAACAAGAgatgtagaaaagatgaaatgttATTTGAGCCTGTATTAACTG GATTATGTGATGATCTTTGCAACATCTACAAGGAAGGTTTCATTTCAGAAAAAGTCAAGATGTCTTCCTCACAG GAGGATCATGCAGAACCCAGTGGTAACCATTCCCCTCAACCTGTGAATGATCTTGGGAATGAAATCGAAAGACTACGTGATAATCAAGACCATGCATGCACCAACTTGTTGTCTGAAATTTTGCCTTCACCAAATAAGTTCATTTCCTCTCCACCAGACCGAAGAGATGATTTCACTCCTGCTACAGCAACTGTTGGGACACAATCAGATCAGATGGGAAGAACTACGGAGAGTGGGGCCCTCCAGACGCCCGATCCAGCAGCATCTACTGGACTTGTTGGTTCTGATATGGAGACCCCATCAACATGGTACGAAGAGGGACAAGGTTTGGAGAATACAGTTCTGTCTGATATTCCTGAGTTTGATCATTCTGCTGGG GATCTGAATTTTCTGGATCAAGATGACGACACTCTTATTGATCACTTATCAATTAAGCAAGGGGTAACACCAGAGTTTGACACATTACCTATTAGAACAAG AGCTATGGCTCAATTTTTGCAAGGGCAATCACCAGTAACCCCCATCTCAGAAAAGACTATAAATCTTAGCTTAAATACAATTCTAGAAGGCAAAAACAGGACAATATGTGCCCGAATGGTTTTCGAGACTCTG GTGTTGCAGAAATGTGGACTTGTCGATGTGAATCAAAATGAACCTTATGGTGATATAACTTTGAAGGTTACTTCCAAACTGAAGGAATGCTTTGTTAGTTGA